A window of Xenopus laevis strain J_2021 chromosome 1L, Xenopus_laevis_v10.1, whole genome shotgun sequence genomic DNA:
AATATGAGGTTGGGGTTAGATTGTCATTTCAGAACACCACTTGAAGTGAATCTGCAGTGCTGTAATACATTTAGTTTTGTTAGGCAGGGGGACAgaatcaaaaaaaatctttttgggcCTTTGCTTCACAGCGGAAAGGGGTGGGAAGcgttgtgggtgaaggggtggttaaTCGACGGAGCCTGCTTCATTTGGGGTAGAATTTAAACGCTTATGCGTAACTCACATAGAATATAACAAATCAGTTTGGTTAAGTGCACAGGGGGCCAATTTTGGCACCACTCGCTATTTAATCGCCTTCTATGATAATGGGAGGGTGCTTTTGAGGGTGTAGGGGTGGTGGTAATACCCATGCCTGGAAACGATCGTTGTAATTTTACATCCTACTAATCGAGACCAACTGATACCTAGTAGCATTCTTATACGAAGACTGGCAGGTGGGGTGGTTACCCATCGGGTAGAAATACAGAGTTTTACAAGCGACTGCTTAATGTTAACTCCATTCATGGTTAAATAATTAAGATTAACTGAGACTCACTAGCACTCGTATGCCAAGTTTGGCAGGTGGGCTGGTTATCCATTGACAGCCCTATATTCATGCTCGGCATTTATTGCCTGACTTAATTTGGGTTCTGtgtctccctgttcctaactttattttaaatgttcttctGGATGTATGgttttatctaatttatcagtaaaagttaagttttaaaacattttttgttcctTGAGTCATCGGGTTTtatgatggggtggtgcaactttaagggttaatctttttctttcttttgtactGTAATACATTTCTCCATACAAATTTGgtaaaagtatgggatccatatccagaaacctattatccagaaagttttaaaTTATGAGATGGATATCTtgcacagactccattttagtcaaatattttttttaaatattaacctttattctgtattaataaaacagtacattgtacttgattctaactaagatatcattaatactcactggaggcaaaacaatcctattgggtttatttaatgtttaaataatttttagcacaaataaggtattgagatcctaattacagaaacatcccttatctggaaaatcccaggtcttgaCAATTGTGgacaacaggttccatacctgtacacattttGTACAATTTACACCAATCTGAAgtcattttgcattatttacaaCCTTTTACACCACAGGGTGGGGTAAAAAAGAAGTTGACTGTTCAGGAGGTTGATAATTTGTTGTTTGGTGATTTTCTGGCTATTTTATTCCATTATAAATCCCTATTTGTCTTAacagcacttttgtgaatttcaccCAGTCATTTTAAATTATAACGATGCACACCTGATGCTGGGTTGTACTTGTGCACACGCCTATAATTTGCGCACAGTCCTCCAACAAGTTTATAAAGGAGCAGTCAAATATTACAAATTTTTACTAGATTTGTACAGTGGTAGAGAAATTTGTGTTACCATGAACCCGCACGACTGTAGCTGTGCATCAGGTAACTAAGCTGTCTATATGTGTATGTTGATAATGTAGTCTTTTAGCTAACAATGAGGGGCTACAGATGACATTAGAAGGGCTGTCTGATGGGCAACTGTCTTATAGGACAAATGGTGAAATTTTGTGCAGTTAACTATTCATGAATCTATAGCCTTACTGTACTGTAGcacaaaaaaaaagctattgtATTCAGTATTCTGCACAGTAGcattgggtttgtttttttttttgttaagtttgACTTTTCAATttactgcacctgtgcaaagaaagaagaaacaaTGGACTCCTTGGTGCTTGCTGAGAAGAACCCAGCGCTggttaatttttttgcaaatagcaCTAGGCCGTAGTGTTGAATTTTcctctcctttaaatgggttgttcacctttaaaattaactttaagttagagcttgatattctgagaccatttgcaactggtcattttttttttctttttagcaacTCTATGGTTGTTGGGgcccaaattgccctagcaaccaggcagaggtttGACTGAAAGACTAAAAGGGCCTGActaaaaagatgagcaatacaaagtaataaaattgtagcctcacagaacaatagttttttggcagatgcggtcagtgaccctcatttgaaatctAGAACTAGCGacaagaatgcaaataatttgaaaaaaaaactgtaaaaaaaaattaattgccaaccaaaagaaaattgccattgttCTCTGTATAATAACTTAATTGTGCACGTGGATCTCATGTATTTAGTTTTAACACTACTCCTGTAACTTGCTATTTCTCATCTAGGTGCTCCTTGCTCATGTGGAGAAGCTTGTAAATGCACAAACTGCAAGTGTAAATCCTGCAAAAAGAGTAAGAATCAGTAGATACAGACTGTATTTGTCACCTTGGCTTTTTCAACTCTTCTAGTGCCAGAAAGACATCAAATCTACAAGTTTCAACTAAAATTTAAAGGACAATAGCACATGGATGTCTCGCTACCTACATTTGGTTACACTAAAAGCCTTCCAAAGGAGAGTACTGAAACTGTGCCAGCATATCATTAAAATGCTCACTGTTGCAAATAGCTATGTGCCAAAAGTGCCCAGTGTGGCATTGCCCTTAGTGTGTATTCTATGTAAATAGtattaaatacactgcaaaatctAACATGTGACCTTCATATGCAGTTTTTTTGTGGGTAAATGTAAATCCTATTAACTAGTAAACCAAAGTACAGCAATATTTCCTGTTGATTAAAGAAGAAAGCGAAAGCTGTTCACCCAGACAatggggaaattcacaaaattgaaTTGTTAAAGGTGACCCATTCTTGAACTAGTCTTAACTTTAAATTGTGCCATGTAAATGATGCTCTGTAAATGAAAGAGCTCATTAGGGCCAGGACACATGGGGGTGGTGGCTCCACTGCTATTGGCATGCTTCCATTCCCCCAGCGACTTTTGAGATGCAGATCCACTGCCTTCCTTGGCtgtgatctgcactgaaaagtacagcttctgcTTGTGTACAGGCACACGGTCCTAAAGTGATGGTTTTCTGGCTAAGCTTCACTCCGTGTGCCTGCATGCAAGTGGAAGTACAGATCAACGGAGCTGGGGAAGGAAGGGGATCCACTTCTCCcagcctgcaaaaaaatgcagaaaaaatgcagtCTGAGCACAGCGGAGCCTTAAGGTAATGGTGCATGGGTTGTCAAAAGTCAATCCACTGCCATCCACAATTCTGAATGCACCAACAGGCATGGCTGTTTGTTCATGTGCAGAGTAATATTAATGGTTAATGCATACTAACAGGCAGATCCTGTGCATGTTGGTGCACACAGAGTAGACAGAACACACACATGTTACAGCAGAGAAAACTACCTGTCTGCCCATTCACTTTATAAGAAATTTTAGATTGAATTATGACCAACTGGAGAGATCCCAGAATGAGCCTTGACATATAagcttttaaagggtttgtttgccTCTAAATGTACTTTTAGTGATGTAGTGTGATTCTGAGACAGTttccatttggttttcatttcatttgagtttttttgagttatttagccctctattttgcaattttagtagtctggtagctagggtccaaattaccctagcaatcatacattgatttgaatacgagatggcctgattagaaagaaaggtattaaaaagtaacaataaccatGTGTTTCTAGCATGTTTCTTAAAATGGATTACCAAAATTTCAGACCAGTGCCGTGATTGTAAATTTCCTTCCactaagtttatttattttttaaacaaaaaattggTGTAAACTTCCTTAGTGATGCTCTGAGCACCTTTGTCATTTGCTTGAATTTTAGAAACTACTAAACTTCCTGTAGTTTTAGGTCATAATATTGGAAACTCTAACTGTCTGTACTTCTGTCTGTATGCAGTTAACCCTATGGTTGCTGGCTCTGACCAAAAGCCTATTTGTAGTCACAAAAtgcaaatattacaaaataaatatagattgCCACAAGTTTTTGGATTTGCATTCAACACTCCTGAACTCCTCCGTTAGTTGTGCCAATTCATTATGTTGCCTGTACACATTTACCACACTGAACACGAGAGATGGGAGCATATTGTGAGAATTTTCTCTGAATGTATCAGAAATAATGTTCTGGTTAAGCCGTCCATGGCCACTTCTTACTGTTAACAATTGTTCTTCTTGCCCTGCAGGTTGTTGCTCCTGCTGTCCAGCTGAATGCAGTAAATGCAAACAAGGCTGCAAATGTGAAAAAGGCAAAGAGAAATGCAACTGCTGCAACTAATGTCTTCTGCCTATTACAGTACTGATTGTCATTGCCATTATCAAATACTTGTGTGTTAAATATATCCTAATAAACTTCaaacttctggaaaaaaaaaccaattgaatttgtgttttgatagaatgggacagattcgctgaTCACACATCTATATATTCAAGTGCAGATTTTATctcaatagcttttgatattatgcttgtccaaggaATAATCCAAGCcaatcttaaaggcattaaaagtCCACCATCACCTGGCAGGGCATTCAACAATATCATAGTGAAAAGGAAAGTTTTGTTCCTCTAATGTATAGGGGTGGCCTTTCACTTTACTGAAATAAGTGTAGTACAGTTTGCTGTCCAATGTGTGTCCagcataagtttaccaaagtatctggtatCTAGAGATTCCAAAATATACCTTGTGCATATTAATTGCATGGATTAAATTTTTAACTACTTTGACACTGCCTATTTTCTATATGATAAAAAAGTTTACCCtagaaagcaatatatttttggaaagtacacatcctcTTATATCCAAAATGGATAAAgatgcctttctactccaaaccaTTTTCCTATAGTTAAGCAATTTTGATGTAATTTCCAAAAAATGCCAGAAAGCTTACATTTTACACCATCAGATCTTCCATAAATCCTTGTATACCTAGATCAAAACAGCTTATAAATGaagccaagggtctactgaacagtttgatggccaacTTGCATATGCTTATTCAATGATATGGCATGtagaggccccaaaataaaataatgcatacAGATTTCATGGT
This region includes:
- the LOC108696601 gene encoding metallothionein-like, with the protein product MNPHDCSCASGAPCSCGEACKCTNCKCKSCKKSCCSCCPAECSKCKQGCKCEKGKEKCNCCN